A portion of the Natronococcus sp. AD-5 genome contains these proteins:
- a CDS encoding helix-turn-helix domain-containing protein codes for MIDLDIDMRQYDCPFIDTTDDVDIAFSAVQWQLDTDAEKLETRLIAKGDSMGALEEGLRELRAHPNMTECYILSKRDNVAQIGTTIEQTNAMRTIQQNDGYITGPFQIENGRERWHVGFDDDDAEDRTLAELDRHNDYEVEGRDQFGPTTLFDLLENSSSAMSLLEGCRSLTETERKTFEVASRNGYYETPRETTLDELAEHFGISKTAVSMNLRRSERKILKAALTALEGIEDGGQL; via the coding sequence ATGATCGACCTCGATATCGACATGCGGCAGTACGACTGCCCGTTCATCGATACGACCGACGACGTCGATATCGCTTTTTCCGCCGTGCAGTGGCAACTCGATACGGACGCCGAGAAACTCGAGACGAGACTCATCGCCAAGGGGGACTCGATGGGGGCGCTGGAAGAGGGACTGCGCGAACTCCGGGCACATCCGAACATGACGGAGTGTTACATCCTCTCGAAGCGGGACAACGTCGCCCAGATCGGGACGACGATCGAACAGACGAACGCGATGCGGACGATCCAGCAGAACGACGGCTACATCACCGGCCCCTTCCAGATCGAGAACGGCCGGGAGCGGTGGCACGTCGGCTTCGACGACGACGACGCCGAGGATCGGACCCTCGCGGAACTCGACCGCCACAACGATTACGAGGTCGAGGGTCGCGACCAGTTCGGGCCGACCACCCTGTTCGACCTGCTCGAGAACTCGAGCAGCGCGATGTCCCTCCTCGAGGGGTGTCGCTCCCTGACCGAGACCGAGCGGAAAACGTTCGAGGTCGCCTCGCGGAACGGCTACTACGAGACCCCGCGGGAGACGACGCTCGACGAACTGGCGGAGCACTTCGGCATCTCGAAGACCGCCGTCTCGATGAACCTGCGTCGGAGCGAGCGGAAGATCCTGAAGGCGGCGCTGACGGCGCTGGAAGGGATCGAAGACGGCGGGCAATTGTAA
- a CDS encoding DUF7518 family protein → MSKNRVEQLESTVAELESTVEGLTSELIEAKERIRVLEAELDADTPTRVPERRSGEAEAEAGEGSDAREAAPDEVAEATAGADDAAPGDETEDSGTDDIIVA, encoded by the coding sequence ATGTCGAAAAACCGCGTCGAGCAGCTCGAATCGACCGTTGCGGAACTCGAGTCGACGGTAGAGGGACTCACGAGCGAACTGATCGAGGCCAAAGAACGAATCCGCGTCCTCGAGGCCGAACTCGACGCCGACACGCCGACCCGCGTTCCCGAGCGTCGCAGCGGCGAGGCGGAAGCGGAAGCCGGCGAAGGGAGCGACGCACGGGAAGCGGCGCCCGACGAGGTCGCCGAAGCGACGGCCGGCGCCGACGACGCCGCGCCCGGTGACGAAACGGAAGACTCAGGTACCGACGACATTATCGTTGCATAA
- a CDS encoding dicarboxylate/amino acid:cation symporter, with the protein MAQNTFRNTWNRYRSVSIAYRIGAAFVLGSIVGLTVGGPATVLEPLGDLFIRLLEMLVIPIVVFTLLMGIRQLSPATLGRVGGQVVLLYAFTSAVAVVIGLAVANLVDPGTGLTLTDEPVEAESPPSPTEVFLGIVPENPVDAMANTDLLATLFFVIVFGLALVLVAEEIDDGAVERGIETIFDITEAGSEAMFKVVWGVMEYGVIGVFALMAVVFADTGPGAIRAFVTLILALTLAVALHIAVIHLGVLIVALTHQSPIAFLIGIKEALVTALALASSSATLPVSMANAEDNLRINEGVYGFSLPLGATVNMDGTAMYQGIAAVFAANLVGASLTLTEQFVVVVLAVLASIGAAGVPSAGLIMLTLVLTQLGLPLAVIGFVAGVDPLLDRMRTMTNISGDLAVATVVGHWNGAVDFGSGIWDGAVTEAPASAGVSD; encoded by the coding sequence ATGGCACAAAACACATTTCGCAACACGTGGAATCGCTATCGATCGGTGTCGATCGCGTACCGCATCGGCGCCGCGTTCGTGCTCGGGTCTATTGTCGGCCTGACGGTCGGCGGACCCGCGACCGTACTGGAACCCCTCGGCGATCTGTTCATCAGGTTACTGGAGATGCTGGTGATCCCGATCGTCGTGTTCACGCTGTTGATGGGGATCCGCCAGCTCTCGCCGGCCACCCTGGGGCGGGTCGGCGGGCAGGTCGTACTCCTCTACGCGTTCACGTCCGCGGTTGCCGTGGTCATCGGGCTCGCGGTAGCGAACCTCGTCGATCCGGGGACGGGGCTGACGCTGACCGACGAACCGGTCGAGGCAGAGTCTCCACCCTCCCCGACGGAAGTGTTCCTGGGAATCGTCCCCGAAAACCCGGTCGACGCGATGGCGAACACCGACCTCCTCGCGACGCTCTTCTTCGTGATCGTCTTCGGCCTCGCGCTCGTACTGGTCGCGGAAGAGATCGACGACGGGGCGGTCGAGCGGGGGATCGAGACGATCTTCGACATCACGGAAGCCGGGTCGGAGGCGATGTTCAAGGTCGTCTGGGGCGTCATGGAGTACGGCGTCATCGGCGTCTTCGCGCTCATGGCCGTCGTCTTCGCCGACACCGGACCGGGCGCGATCCGGGCGTTCGTGACGCTCATCCTCGCGCTCACGCTCGCCGTCGCCCTGCACATCGCGGTCATCCACCTGGGCGTGTTGATCGTCGCGCTCACCCACCAGTCGCCGATCGCGTTCCTGATCGGGATCAAGGAGGCCCTGGTGACCGCGCTCGCGCTCGCCTCCTCGAGCGCGACGCTCCCGGTCTCGATGGCGAACGCGGAGGACAACCTCCGGATCAACGAGGGCGTGTACGGCTTCTCGCTGCCGCTGGGCGCGACGGTCAACATGGACGGCACGGCGATGTACCAAGGGATCGCCGCAGTTTTCGCGGCGAACCTCGTCGGCGCGTCGCTGACGCTGACCGAACAGTTCGTCGTCGTCGTCCTCGCGGTGCTCGCCAGCATCGGGGCCGCGGGCGTTCCCAGCGCGGGACTGATCATGTTGACGCTCGTGCTCACCCAGCTCGGGCTGCCGCTGGCTGTCATCGGTTTCGTCGCCGGCGTCGACCCGCTCCTCGACCGGATGCGCACCATGACGAACATCAGCGGCGACCTCGCCGTCGCGACCGTCGTCGGCCACTGGAACGGCGCCGTCGACTTCGGCTCGGGGATCTGGGACGGCGCCGTTACCGAGGCGCCCGCGTCGGCCGGGGTGTCCGACTAG
- a CDS encoding carboxylate--amine ligase, producing MAETVYDTRTFLDELEARSFDRAPAIVCNAHITGLAVARALAARDVPVIAIDRSPDGVAPYSDAVDLAGLVTYPLDDLAAFGEELAAVADALEREPVLFPCMDEWVHAVAEIDPEGIRLPFADFETVDGVLDKTELYARADERGVPTPETYRLNETDPDDAADELGFPLIVKPALKRRFEEAFGTNLVEAETREEYRDIVERAREADMRVMAQEKIPKEQGDLYTLASYVPESGVDDAVTFVGRRRAIYPPEFGTTCLVQGADVPEIERDALAVLEDAGYHGISEAEFLYDERTDEYRLLDINTRPWKWIGLPIAAGANLPAAAYADATGSAYESGVVRDVTWLYLKDYAALLSNHPVDDVLSRDQWFSIVSGEFERRDDLATAVYRPSDPGPTYQLLATEFGTREYYCPC from the coding sequence ATGGCCGAAACCGTCTACGACACGCGGACGTTCCTGGACGAACTGGAGGCGCGCTCGTTCGACCGAGCCCCGGCGATCGTCTGTAACGCACACATCACGGGACTGGCGGTCGCCCGGGCGCTCGCGGCTCGCGACGTGCCGGTGATCGCGATCGATCGGTCGCCCGACGGCGTGGCGCCGTACTCGGACGCCGTCGACCTCGCCGGGCTGGTCACGTACCCGCTCGATGATCTGGCGGCGTTCGGCGAGGAACTGGCGGCGGTCGCGGACGCGCTCGAGCGCGAACCGGTGCTGTTCCCCTGTATGGACGAGTGGGTCCACGCGGTCGCCGAGATCGATCCGGAGGGGATCCGGCTCCCGTTCGCCGACTTCGAAACGGTCGACGGCGTTCTGGACAAAACCGAACTCTACGCCCGGGCGGACGAGCGGGGCGTCCCGACGCCGGAGACGTACCGTCTGAACGAGACGGACCCCGACGATGCGGCCGACGAACTCGGTTTCCCGCTCATCGTCAAACCCGCCTTGAAGCGCCGGTTCGAGGAAGCGTTCGGCACGAATCTCGTGGAAGCCGAGACGCGAGAGGAGTACCGCGATATCGTCGAGCGGGCCCGCGAGGCCGACATGCGGGTGATGGCACAGGAAAAGATCCCGAAAGAGCAGGGCGACCTCTACACGCTCGCGTCGTACGTCCCCGAATCGGGCGTCGACGACGCCGTCACCTTCGTCGGCCGGCGGCGAGCGATCTACCCGCCGGAGTTCGGAACGACCTGTCTGGTCCAAGGGGCTGACGTCCCCGAGATCGAACGCGACGCGCTCGCCGTGCTCGAGGACGCGGGCTACCACGGCATCAGCGAGGCGGAGTTCCTCTACGACGAGCGCACGGACGAGTACCGGCTGCTCGATATCAACACCCGGCCGTGGAAGTGGATCGGACTGCCGATCGCGGCGGGTGCGAATCTCCCCGCGGCGGCCTACGCCGATGCAACCGGCTCCGCGTACGAATCGGGCGTCGTCCGGGACGTCACCTGGCTGTACCTCAAGGACTACGCGGCGCTGCTCTCGAACCACCCGGTCGACGACGTCCTCTCGCGCGACCAGTGGTTCTCGATCGTCTCCGGCGAGTTCGAGCGACGGGACGACCTCGCGACGGCCGTCTACCGCCCGTCCGATCCGGGGCCGACGTACCAGCTTCTCGCGACCGAATTCGGCACTCGAGAGTACTACTGTCCCTGTTAA
- the gatB gene encoding Asp-tRNA(Asn)/Glu-tRNA(Gln) amidotransferase subunit GatB, whose product MTAQTVQQGDLVTVIGLEVHVQLETDTKIFCACSTERTDEPNENVCPVCLGLPGALPVLNEAAVEAAVKIGKAIDADIPEETRFHRKNYYYPDLPKNFQITQYDEPICADGDLEISVEGERRTVTIERAHLEEDPGSLQHVGGGGGIDSADYTLVDYNRAGTPLMEIVTAPDFRSPSEVRAFLAELEEVLEYLGVFDAERDGSLRIDANLSIIPGEEIESDDVAEIGEDALAAANRTEVKNISSHKGAEKALAYEETRQKNAIRRGRAVEQETRHWDESRGITVSMRSKEEEKDYRYFEEADLPPLRVSGWKEEIAIPELPAARRERFEAEYGLSDEAASKLTSTKQVADFYEDVASEFDPDLAATWVADNLLGELNYRDMEITDIEGRFEEVTRLVELVAEDEITAKNARETVLRSMLDDGRTPDEVVAEEGLGKTGEDEVQRAVVEAVEENPGAVDDYESGDEGAINFLVGQVMQKTGGSADPGDVNQLLRTELES is encoded by the coding sequence ATGACTGCCCAGACCGTCCAGCAGGGCGACCTCGTGACCGTCATCGGCCTCGAGGTTCACGTCCAGCTGGAGACCGACACGAAGATCTTCTGCGCCTGCTCGACCGAACGGACCGACGAGCCCAACGAGAACGTCTGCCCGGTCTGTCTCGGCCTGCCGGGCGCCTTACCCGTACTCAACGAGGCCGCCGTCGAGGCTGCCGTCAAGATCGGCAAAGCGATCGACGCCGACATTCCGGAAGAGACGCGGTTCCACCGCAAGAACTACTACTACCCCGACCTGCCCAAGAACTTCCAGATCACCCAGTACGACGAGCCGATCTGCGCCGACGGCGACCTCGAGATCTCCGTCGAAGGCGAGCGCCGCACGGTGACGATCGAACGCGCACACTTAGAGGAGGACCCGGGGAGCCTCCAGCACGTCGGCGGCGGTGGCGGGATCGACTCGGCCGATTACACGCTCGTCGACTACAACCGCGCGGGCACGCCGCTGATGGAGATCGTCACGGCGCCGGACTTCCGCAGCCCGAGCGAGGTGCGGGCGTTCCTGGCCGAACTCGAGGAGGTGCTCGAGTACCTGGGCGTCTTCGACGCCGAGCGCGACGGCAGCCTGCGAATCGACGCCAACCTCTCGATCATCCCCGGGGAGGAGATCGAGAGCGACGACGTCGCCGAGATCGGCGAGGACGCGCTGGCGGCCGCGAACCGCACGGAGGTCAAGAACATCTCGAGCCACAAGGGCGCCGAGAAGGCGCTAGCCTACGAGGAGACCCGCCAGAAGAACGCGATCCGGCGCGGCCGCGCCGTCGAGCAGGAGACCCGCCACTGGGACGAGTCCCGCGGAATCACGGTCTCGATGCGCTCGAAAGAGGAAGAGAAAGACTACCGCTACTTCGAGGAAGCCGACCTGCCGCCGCTTCGGGTCTCGGGCTGGAAGGAGGAGATCGCGATTCCGGAACTCCCCGCCGCGCGACGCGAGCGGTTCGAAGCGGAGTACGGCCTGAGCGACGAGGCGGCCTCGAAACTCACCTCCACGAAGCAGGTCGCGGACTTCTACGAGGACGTCGCGAGCGAGTTCGACCCCGACCTCGCCGCCACGTGGGTCGCGGACAACCTGCTCGGCGAACTCAACTACCGCGACATGGAGATCACCGACATCGAGGGCCGATTCGAGGAGGTCACCCGACTCGTCGAACTCGTCGCCGAGGACGAGATCACGGCGAAAAACGCCAGGGAGACGGTCCTGCGCTCGATGCTCGACGACGGCCGAACGCCGGACGAGGTCGTCGCCGAAGAGGGGCTGGGCAAGACCGGCGAGGACGAGGTCCAGCGGGCGGTCGTCGAAGCGGTCGAGGAGAACCCCGGCGCGGTCGACGACTACGAGTCGGGCGACGAGGGCGCGATCAACTTCCTCGTCGGGCAGGTCATGCAGAAGACCGGCGGCAGCGCGGATCCGGGCGACGTCAACCAGCTGCTGCGGACCGAACTCGAGAGCTGA
- a CDS encoding dicarboxylate/amino acid:cation symporter → MVGSGTMGYWSRYRSVPIVYRIGAAFVLGSLFGLLVGEPATALEPLGDLFIDLLSMLIIPIVVFTLIMGARRLSPSNLGKIGGQVVGAYAITSALAVFVGLAVANLINPGRGLEGWQDADAETAEAPDIQEVLLGIVPENPLGAMAEGEVLPTIFFVIVFGLALAIVQENVDSENVRDGVETIFDIMEAGAEAMFKVVWGVMEYGVIGVFALMAVVFGEAGTDAIVPFAMLILTLALAVTVHIALVHLGGIVAMLVGESPRALLVGGKDALITALSIRSSSGTLPVTMANADDNLHIDESVYSFSLPLGATINMDGTALYQGVAAIFAANLVGMSLTLGQQLTVVAVAVLASVGAAGVPGTGLIMLTLVLTQLGLPLEVVGFVAGVDPLLDRLRTMTNISGDLAVTTLVAKWNDAVDFTSGTWAAGDEAIAPADDD, encoded by the coding sequence ATGGTAGGTAGTGGCACTATGGGGTACTGGTCACGATACCGTTCCGTCCCGATCGTCTATCGAATCGGAGCCGCGTTCGTGCTCGGATCGCTGTTCGGATTGCTCGTCGGCGAGCCGGCGACGGCGCTCGAGCCGCTCGGCGATCTGTTCATCGATCTGCTGAGCATGCTGATCATCCCGATCGTCGTGTTCACGCTGATCATGGGCGCGCGGCGGCTCTCGCCGAGCAATCTCGGGAAGATCGGCGGCCAGGTCGTCGGCGCGTACGCGATAACGTCGGCGCTCGCCGTCTTCGTCGGGCTCGCGGTCGCGAACCTGATAAACCCGGGGCGCGGCCTCGAGGGCTGGCAGGACGCCGACGCCGAAACCGCCGAGGCGCCGGACATCCAGGAGGTGCTTCTCGGAATCGTCCCCGAGAACCCGCTCGGCGCGATGGCGGAGGGCGAGGTCCTCCCGACGATCTTCTTCGTGATCGTGTTCGGACTCGCGCTCGCGATCGTCCAGGAAAACGTCGACAGCGAGAACGTTCGCGACGGCGTCGAGACGATCTTCGATATCATGGAGGCCGGCGCCGAGGCGATGTTCAAGGTCGTCTGGGGCGTCATGGAGTACGGCGTCATCGGCGTCTTCGCGCTCATGGCCGTCGTCTTCGGGGAGGCAGGTACCGACGCGATCGTCCCGTTCGCGATGCTGATCCTGACGCTCGCGCTCGCGGTGACGGTCCACATCGCACTCGTCCACCTCGGCGGCATCGTCGCGATGCTCGTCGGCGAATCGCCGCGCGCGCTCCTCGTCGGCGGGAAGGACGCGCTGATCACCGCGCTGAGCATTCGCTCCTCGAGCGGCACGCTCCCGGTGACGATGGCCAACGCCGACGACAACCTCCACATCGACGAGAGCGTCTACAGCTTCTCGCTGCCGCTCGGCGCGACCATCAACATGGACGGCACGGCGCTCTACCAGGGCGTGGCCGCGATTTTCGCGGCGAACCTCGTGGGTATGTCGCTGACGCTCGGGCAGCAACTGACGGTCGTCGCGGTCGCCGTGCTCGCGAGCGTCGGTGCCGCCGGCGTTCCCGGCACCGGGCTGATCATGCTGACACTCGTGCTCACCCAGCTCGGGCTGCCGCTCGAGGTCGTCGGCTTCGTCGCCGGCGTCGACCCGCTCCTCGACCGATTGCGCACCATGACGAACATCAGCGGCGACCTCGCGGTGACGACGCTCGTCGCGAAGTGGAACGACGCCGTCGACTTTACGAGCGGAACGTGGGCTGCCGGCGACGAGGCGATCGCGCCGGCGGACGACGACTAA
- a CDS encoding cupin domain-containing protein, with amino-acid sequence MTPRDEHDAARAVDLYQFEGAGVYQEGDDRARIRGYFPLSPGTPNASDVGAEDLMLVCIEIEPGNYLPSHRDSNEELLVVTDGAVEATVGDGTIDLQAGQYAVVPEMVPHGLHNAGDETARLLGFFPETELTAAFEETLQPFGTDVVTIGGTPPESEPEGRRPRGGNPPAGSHSSDPGRFLRFER; translated from the coding sequence GTGACACCGAGAGACGAACACGATGCTGCTCGAGCCGTCGACCTCTACCAGTTCGAGGGGGCCGGCGTGTACCAGGAAGGCGACGACCGCGCCCGGATTCGCGGGTACTTCCCGCTTTCTCCCGGGACGCCGAACGCGAGCGACGTCGGTGCGGAAGACCTGATGCTCGTCTGCATCGAGATCGAGCCGGGGAACTACCTCCCGTCCCACCGGGATAGCAACGAGGAACTGCTCGTGGTGACCGACGGAGCGGTCGAGGCGACGGTCGGCGACGGCACGATCGACCTCCAGGCCGGACAGTATGCGGTCGTTCCGGAGATGGTCCCGCACGGCCTCCACAACGCCGGCGATGAAACCGCCCGCCTCCTCGGGTTCTTCCCCGAGACCGAACTGACGGCCGCGTTCGAGGAGACGCTACAGCCGTTCGGAACGGACGTCGTGACCATCGGCGGGACTCCCCCGGAGTCCGAACCGGAAGGACGGCGACCGCGGGGCGGTAACCCGCCCGCCGGATCTCACTCGAGCGATCCCGGTCGATTTTTGCGCTTCGAACGATAG
- a CDS encoding AMP-binding protein — protein MAGNTSLEDVDEVVHEPAEEFVESTNVYDFMGEYGIDDYEELIERTTTALDGVPESGVDWFWDELVDYLGIEFYEDYETVRDDSEGPQFTDWYPGGELNVAHNVADRHAAVDEERRNKVATIWEGEDGEIREVTYHELRRQSNQVANALEERGIETGDTVGLYMPMVPEVVSILYGCFKVGAIAVPIFSGFGVDAAATRIADSECSVLFTGDGFYRRGDPVYLKGAADEAIEEAGYVEHTIVFDRFGSGDGSSAHEIPWIDGRDEWWAAAVETRDDEYETKSLDSSRESMLLYSSGTTGKPKGIVHTHAGVQVQCAKEVYFGMDLKPSDRFFWVSDIGWMMGPWTLIGTHTFGGTVFMYEGAPDYPEPDRFWEMIDRHKLTQFGISPTAIRALRKHGDDWLSGHDLSSLRLLGSTGEPWDPESWRWFYENVGNGEAPIINISGGTEICGCFLMPMPTEPLKPCTLGGPGLGMDIDIVDASGESVKEAHERGFLVARDSCPSMTKSLWSGDERYLNEYWSTFEDMWDHGDWAQKDEDGFWFLHGRADDALNVAGRKVGPAEVEGALIDHDAVNQAAAIGAPDDTTGTAVVTYAILEDGVEESDELREELRAQVGEELGKPFRPREVLFVDEFPKTQSGKIIRRAIEATYTGEELGDMSSIENPEALEELEDAR, from the coding sequence ATGGCAGGAAACACCAGCCTCGAGGACGTCGACGAAGTGGTTCACGAACCCGCCGAGGAGTTCGTCGAATCCACCAACGTCTACGACTTCATGGGGGAGTACGGCATCGACGACTACGAGGAACTCATCGAGCGCACCACGACGGCACTCGACGGCGTTCCCGAAAGCGGCGTCGACTGGTTCTGGGACGAACTGGTCGACTACCTCGGCATCGAGTTCTACGAGGACTACGAGACGGTCCGCGACGACAGCGAGGGACCGCAGTTCACCGACTGGTACCCCGGCGGCGAACTCAACGTCGCGCACAACGTCGCGGATCGCCACGCCGCCGTCGACGAGGAGCGCCGAAACAAGGTCGCCACCATCTGGGAGGGCGAGGACGGCGAGATCCGGGAGGTAACGTACCACGAACTCCGCCGACAGTCGAACCAGGTCGCCAACGCGCTCGAGGAGCGCGGCATCGAGACGGGCGACACGGTCGGGCTCTACATGCCGATGGTCCCCGAGGTCGTCTCGATCCTCTACGGCTGTTTCAAGGTCGGCGCGATCGCGGTGCCGATCTTCTCGGGCTTCGGCGTCGATGCCGCCGCGACCCGGATCGCGGACTCGGAGTGCTCGGTGCTGTTCACCGGCGACGGCTTCTACCGCCGCGGCGACCCCGTCTACCTCAAGGGTGCGGCCGACGAAGCGATCGAGGAGGCCGGCTACGTGGAGCACACGATCGTTTTCGATCGATTTGGGTCCGGCGACGGGTCGTCAGCGCACGAGATTCCGTGGATCGACGGTCGCGACGAGTGGTGGGCCGCCGCCGTCGAGACGCGAGACGACGAGTACGAGACCAAATCGCTCGACTCGAGCCGGGAGTCGATGCTGCTGTACTCCTCGGGCACCACGGGGAAGCCGAAGGGGATCGTCCACACGCACGCGGGCGTGCAGGTCCAGTGCGCCAAGGAGGTCTACTTCGGGATGGATCTCAAACCGTCCGACCGGTTCTTCTGGGTCTCGGACATCGGCTGGATGATGGGTCCCTGGACGCTGATCGGCACCCACACCTTCGGCGGCACCGTCTTCATGTACGAGGGCGCGCCCGACTACCCCGAACCGGATCGCTTCTGGGAGATGATCGACCGGCACAAACTCACGCAGTTCGGCATCTCGCCCACGGCGATTCGGGCCCTGCGGAAGCACGGCGACGACTGGCTCTCCGGCCACGACCTCTCCTCGCTTCGCCTGCTCGGGTCGACGGGCGAACCCTGGGACCCCGAGTCCTGGCGCTGGTTCTACGAGAATGTGGGCAACGGCGAGGCGCCGATCATCAACATCTCCGGCGGCACCGAGATCTGCGGCTGCTTCCTGATGCCGATGCCGACCGAACCGCTGAAACCGTGTACGCTCGGCGGCCCCGGCCTCGGGATGGACATCGACATCGTCGACGCTTCCGGCGAGTCCGTCAAGGAAGCCCACGAACGCGGCTTCCTCGTCGCCAGGGACTCCTGTCCGTCGATGACCAAGTCGCTCTGGTCGGGCGACGAGCGCTACCTGAACGAGTACTGGTCGACGTTCGAGGACATGTGGGATCACGGCGACTGGGCCCAGAAGGACGAGGACGGGTTCTGGTTCCTCCACGGCCGGGCCGACGACGCGCTGAACGTCGCCGGGCGCAAGGTCGGTCCCGCGGAGGTCGAGGGGGCGCTCATCGACCACGACGCCGTCAACCAGGCCGCGGCGATCGGCGCGCCCGACGACACGACCGGAACCGCGGTCGTCACCTACGCGATCCTCGAGGACGGCGTCGAGGAGAGCGACGAACTCCGCGAGGAACTGCGCGCGCAGGTCGGCGAGGAGCTAGGGAAACCGTTCCGCCCGCGCGAGGTGCTGTTCGTCGACGAGTTCCCGAAGACCCAGTCGGGGAAGATCATCCGCCGGGCCATCGAGGCCACCTACACGGGCGAGGAGCTGGGCGACATGAGCAGCATCGAGAATCCGGAGGCCCTCGAGGAGCTCGAGGACGCCCGGTAA
- a CDS encoding SDR family NAD(P)-dependent oxidoreductase → MSQDHVTPPTVTREDIHTIADDSFTGRNVCLVTGGASGIGRATALAAAGNGLTVAVTDLDEDGLDETVARSEELDLEGRIEPIPGDLTVDDDIERVVAEAAELGDLKYLANVAGMQHIDSIEEFPMEAYDRMHEVMLRAPLYLSKLCTPHFRGTEDGEGCVGNMASVHAHYVTSDKVAYNVSKFGLRGLTQSIAAEGDGTIRSFSVSTGYVKTPLVTDQLEDTADQRGISVEEVVEDVMLGQSRVKEMMEPIDVGNLFLLGFSDLGRHLDGGDLLFDGGMTLTYE, encoded by the coding sequence ATGTCTCAGGATCACGTGACTCCGCCGACGGTTACGCGCGAGGACATTCATACGATCGCCGACGACTCGTTTACGGGCCGAAACGTCTGTCTCGTCACGGGGGGCGCCTCCGGTATCGGTCGGGCGACCGCGCTCGCGGCCGCGGGGAACGGGCTCACCGTCGCCGTCACGGATCTGGACGAGGACGGACTCGACGAGACGGTCGCTCGAAGCGAGGAACTCGATCTCGAAGGGCGAATAGAGCCGATCCCGGGCGATCTGACGGTCGACGACGACATCGAGCGCGTCGTCGCGGAGGCGGCCGAACTGGGCGATCTCAAGTACCTCGCGAACGTCGCGGGGATGCAACACATCGACTCGATCGAAGAGTTCCCGATGGAGGCCTACGATCGGATGCACGAGGTGATGCTCCGGGCGCCGCTGTACCTCTCGAAACTGTGTACTCCCCACTTCCGCGGGACCGAGGACGGCGAGGGCTGCGTCGGGAACATGGCGTCGGTCCACGCCCACTACGTCACGAGCGACAAGGTCGCCTACAACGTCTCGAAGTTCGGGCTGCGGGGGCTCACCCAGTCGATCGCCGCCGAAGGCGACGGAACGATCCGATCGTTCTCGGTGAGTACCGGCTACGTGAAGACGCCGCTCGTGACGGATCAGCTCGAGGACACCGCCGACCAGCGCGGGATCAGCGTCGAGGAGGTGGTCGAGGACGTGATGCTCGGCCAGTCCCGCGTCAAAGAGATGATGGAGCCGATCGACGTCGGGAACCTCTTCCTGCTCGGCTTCTCCGACCTCGGCCGGCACTTAGACGGCGGAGACCTGTTGTTTGATGGGGGTATGACGCTAACCTACGAGTGA